The following are from one region of the Candidatus Binatia bacterium genome:
- a CDS encoding MIP family channel protein, with protein MPSARRFLAEFLGTFGLVLFGAGAILQQQMTQTVGTTGIAVAHGLAIMVGIYALGHISGGHFNPAVSFAMFLTRRLSAGMTLLYWVAQLAGAVVAAWILAVAYHNGAADAHLGAPVADPSIRPSLAALLEGIAAFMLVLVVFGSAVDPRAPKGFYGLAIGLTLTANILMGGVLTGMAFNPARAFGPALVAGFWQDQWVYWVGPLLGGGVAGILYDRFFLERA; from the coding sequence ATGCCCAGCGCGAGGAGATTCCTGGCGGAGTTCCTGGGTACCTTCGGACTCGTCCTGTTCGGAGCGGGAGCGATTCTCCAGCAGCAGATGACGCAGACCGTGGGCACGACGGGGATCGCGGTGGCGCACGGCCTCGCGATCATGGTCGGCATCTACGCGCTGGGACACATCTCCGGCGGCCACTTCAATCCGGCCGTGAGCTTCGCCATGTTCCTCACGCGCCGCCTCTCGGCGGGGATGACGCTGCTCTACTGGGTGGCCCAGTTGGCCGGAGCCGTGGTCGCGGCCTGGATCCTGGCCGTGGCCTACCACAACGGGGCGGCCGACGCGCATCTCGGCGCTCCGGTGGCCGATCCCTCGATCCGGCCCTCCCTGGCCGCGCTCCTCGAGGGGATCGCCGCCTTCATGCTGGTGCTCGTGGTCTTCGGCTCCGCCGTGGACCCCCGAGCTCCCAAGGGCTTCTACGGCCTCGCGATCGGACTCACCCTGACGGCGAACATCCTGATGGGCGGGGTTCTAACCGGTATGGCCTTCAACCCCGCGCGCGCCTTCGGGCCCGCCCTGGTGGCGGGCTTCTGGCAGGACCAGTGGGTATACTGGGTGGGGCCGCTCCTAGGGGGCGGGGTGGCCGGCATCCTCTACGATCGTTTCTTTCTCGAGCGCGCCTGA